A stretch of Spirosoma oryzicola DNA encodes these proteins:
- a CDS encoding DUF5606 domain-containing protein: protein MEALKQIANIAGQSGLFRILKPSRNGVIVETLDDKKAKTMMGPTARVSVLNDISIYVDTPDQSIPLADVLLAVNDKYGETLTVDPKGSNSELADFMAEVVPDYDRDRVRPADIKKLIVWYGILRQFAPEVFEKPVGESAEPATEAAPAEASDAETEEKA from the coding sequence ATGGAAGCTTTAAAACAAATTGCCAACATTGCCGGTCAAAGCGGCCTTTTTCGGATTCTGAAGCCGAGCCGCAATGGTGTTATCGTTGAAACGCTGGACGACAAAAAGGCGAAAACAATGATGGGCCCAACCGCACGGGTATCGGTGCTGAACGACATTTCGATCTACGTCGATACGCCTGACCAGTCGATCCCACTGGCTGATGTGCTGTTGGCTGTCAACGATAAATACGGCGAAACGCTGACGGTTGATCCGAAAGGATCAAACAGCGAATTAGCGGATTTCATGGCTGAGGTTGTCCCCGATTACGACCGTGACCGCGTTCGGCCCGCTGACATTAAGAAACTAATTGTTTGGTACGGAATTTTACGTCAATTCGCTCCCGAAGTGTTTGAAAAACCAGTCGGTGAATCAGCCGAGCCAGCTACTGAAGCCGCTCCCGCTGAAGCGTCGGACGCCGAAACCGAAGAAAAAGCATAA
- the pyk gene encoding pyruvate kinase, whose amino-acid sequence MSKKTKIVATIGPASETKEQLLALAKAGVNVFRLNFSHGTHEDHLMRLTRIREINAEYNLNLCVLQDLQGPKIRIGNVESKDGVMILPGNKLVFTNDDIIGTAERVSTPYKDMYKDVHPGERILMDDGKLEVRVVGAEGTDVVTEVVYGGPMKSKKGVNLPNTKVSMPAVTDKDWEDLKFGLEHNAEWIALSFVREASEIIEIKEYIKAQGKTSRVIAKIEKPEAIVNIDEIIAATDGLMVARGDLGVELPAEEVPMIQKMLVEKCNKAGKPVIVATQMLESMIDAPRPTRAEINDIANSVMDGADAVMLSAETASGKYPILAVESMANTIRQVEANTDKIYYRYHAYVNEHPGENFINDNVVMSACRLARDTKAKAIIGITNSGYTAVRLSHHRPKADLFVFSNDPQLRNTLGLYWGVQVMPYEPNLELTVDQTVEGIKQTLIGQGKLESGDIFINTLSMPLTQARRTNTVKLSTVD is encoded by the coding sequence ATGTCTAAGAAAACCAAGATCGTGGCCACCATCGGCCCGGCTTCCGAAACGAAAGAACAATTGCTGGCATTAGCCAAAGCCGGTGTTAATGTATTCCGGCTTAATTTCTCCCACGGTACCCACGAAGACCATCTCATGCGGCTCACCCGAATCCGCGAGATCAATGCAGAATACAACCTGAATCTGTGCGTATTGCAGGATTTACAAGGTCCGAAAATTCGGATTGGCAACGTCGAGAGCAAAGATGGCGTTATGATCCTGCCGGGCAACAAGCTAGTATTCACCAACGATGATATTATCGGTACCGCAGAACGTGTTAGTACGCCTTACAAGGACATGTACAAAGATGTTCACCCAGGCGAACGCATTCTGATGGATGACGGCAAACTCGAAGTGCGGGTTGTTGGCGCTGAAGGTACCGATGTCGTCACCGAAGTAGTATACGGTGGTCCGATGAAGTCCAAAAAAGGCGTTAACCTTCCTAACACCAAGGTTTCGATGCCTGCCGTGACCGATAAAGACTGGGAAGACCTTAAATTTGGTCTTGAACACAATGCGGAATGGATTGCGCTTTCGTTTGTACGTGAAGCGTCCGAAATCATCGAAATCAAAGAATACATCAAAGCCCAGGGCAAGACAAGCCGCGTCATTGCCAAGATCGAGAAGCCAGAGGCTATCGTGAATATTGACGAGATCATCGCAGCAACGGACGGTCTGATGGTTGCCCGTGGTGACCTCGGCGTGGAATTACCCGCCGAAGAAGTGCCAATGATCCAGAAAATGCTGGTCGAGAAGTGTAACAAGGCGGGTAAACCTGTCATTGTTGCTACCCAGATGCTCGAAAGCATGATTGATGCGCCCCGCCCAACCCGCGCCGAAATCAACGACATTGCCAACTCTGTAATGGACGGAGCCGATGCGGTGATGCTTAGCGCCGAAACCGCTTCGGGTAAATACCCGATTCTGGCCGTTGAGAGCATGGCGAATACCATCCGGCAGGTCGAAGCGAATACAGACAAAATTTACTACCGCTATCACGCGTATGTTAACGAGCACCCCGGCGAAAACTTTATCAATGACAACGTGGTCATGAGTGCCTGCCGGTTAGCCCGTGATACAAAAGCTAAAGCAATCATTGGTATTACAAACTCGGGTTACACGGCGGTACGGTTGTCGCACCACCGCCCCAAGGCCGATTTGTTCGTCTTCTCCAACGACCCACAACTGCGCAACACATTGGGCTTGTACTGGGGTGTTCAGGTAATGCCGTATGAGCCCAACCTCGAGTTGACAGTTGATCAGACCGTAGAAGGTATCAAGCAAACACTGATTGGTCAAGGCAAGCTGGAATCCGGCGATATTTTCATCAATACGCTTAGTATGCCGCTGACTCAGGCCCGTCGTACGAACACGGTTAAATTAAGCACCGTTGATTAA
- the tkt gene encoding transketolase: protein MSNKTVDLDQLSINTIRLLSVDAVQKANSGHPGLPLGAAPMAYVLWSRFLRFNPQDPQWPDRDRFVLSAGHGSALLYSLLHLYGYDLTLDDLKSFRQLHSKTPGHPESNLTAGVEVTTGPLGQGFANGVGMAMTEAFLAATYNREGHTLVDHYTYSIVSDGDLMEGIASEAASLAGHLKLGKLIYLYDDNLISLDGPTNLAFTEDRMARFDAYGWHTQEVADGNDLDAIEAAIRAAQEETERPSIISVRTIIGFGSPQEGTSKVHGSPLGEENVRKTKEFFGWDPDQTFVVPDEVRPHLLEAGKRGADLQADWQTRFDAYKAQFAAEADLFTVSFAGKLPEGWDADMPQFKPEDGPLATRQASGKALTALKQRVPYLFGGSADLASSNDMPTKGDVSFQPGHYDQSNIWFGVREHAMGAALNGMAQHGGVHPYGGTFLNFSDYMRGAIRLTALAESSATFVFTHDSIGLGEDGPTHQPVEQFVSLRTIPNIIVLRPADANETAEAWRVAMMQPKTPVVLILSRQKLPVLDQSKYGSARGLERGAYILSEAEGSPQLILIATGSEVSLVLDAQAELKKMGIQARVVSMPSWELFEKQDRTYQHEVLPPSIRKRLAVEVGSPIGWHKYVTDEGTTISMNRFGLSGPGEEVMSYFGFTVENVVKKAMSVLQGSPEGIEEKEVLSHE, encoded by the coding sequence ATGTCTAACAAGACGGTTGACCTCGACCAACTTAGCATCAACACGATTCGGCTGCTATCGGTAGACGCTGTTCAGAAAGCCAATTCAGGCCACCCTGGTTTACCACTGGGAGCGGCTCCGATGGCGTACGTACTTTGGTCTCGTTTTTTGCGATTCAATCCGCAGGACCCGCAATGGCCCGATCGGGATCGGTTTGTTTTGTCGGCTGGACATGGTTCAGCGCTGTTATATAGCTTGCTTCATCTGTACGGCTATGATCTGACGCTCGATGATCTGAAAAGTTTTCGTCAGCTCCACTCCAAAACACCAGGCCACCCCGAATCAAACCTGACGGCAGGGGTAGAAGTAACTACCGGACCGCTGGGGCAGGGGTTTGCCAACGGCGTAGGGATGGCTATGACCGAAGCGTTTCTGGCGGCTACGTACAATCGCGAAGGCCATACGCTGGTAGACCATTATACGTATTCGATTGTGAGTGATGGGGATCTGATGGAAGGTATTGCTTCGGAAGCAGCGTCGCTGGCCGGGCACCTCAAGCTGGGCAAGCTGATCTATCTCTACGACGATAACCTGATTTCGCTCGACGGACCAACGAATCTGGCGTTTACCGAAGATCGGATGGCCCGGTTCGATGCCTATGGCTGGCACACGCAGGAAGTTGCCGACGGAAACGATCTGGATGCGATTGAGGCTGCTATCCGGGCGGCTCAGGAAGAAACCGAACGTCCGTCGATTATTTCCGTCCGCACCATTATTGGCTTTGGTAGTCCGCAGGAAGGAACCAGCAAAGTACACGGTAGCCCGCTGGGTGAAGAAAACGTGCGTAAGACAAAAGAGTTCTTCGGCTGGGACCCCGATCAGACGTTTGTTGTGCCCGACGAAGTACGACCCCATCTGCTGGAAGCCGGAAAGCGGGGCGCTGATCTGCAAGCCGACTGGCAAACGCGCTTCGATGCGTACAAAGCGCAATTTGCGGCCGAAGCAGACCTCTTTACGGTGTCGTTTGCCGGCAAACTTCCCGAAGGATGGGATGCCGATATGCCGCAGTTCAAACCGGAAGACGGACCACTGGCTACCCGGCAGGCATCGGGTAAGGCCCTAACGGCACTAAAACAGCGGGTTCCTTATCTATTTGGTGGTTCGGCTGATCTGGCGTCTTCCAACGACATGCCAACCAAAGGTGATGTTAGTTTCCAGCCGGGTCATTACGATCAGTCGAATATCTGGTTTGGGGTGCGCGAACACGCGATGGGAGCTGCGCTCAACGGCATGGCTCAACACGGGGGTGTACATCCATACGGGGGAACCTTCTTGAATTTCTCCGATTACATGCGGGGAGCCATTCGGTTAACGGCCCTGGCTGAGTCGTCGGCAACGTTTGTGTTTACCCACGACAGCATCGGTTTGGGTGAAGACGGACCAACGCACCAGCCCGTCGAGCAGTTTGTTTCGCTCCGTACCATCCCGAACATTATCGTTCTCCGCCCCGCCGATGCCAACGAAACGGCGGAAGCCTGGCGCGTAGCGATGATGCAACCCAAGACGCCGGTTGTTTTAATTCTGTCGCGGCAGAAGTTGCCCGTGTTGGATCAGAGCAAATATGGTTCGGCGCGTGGTCTGGAGCGGGGAGCGTACATTTTGAGCGAAGCTGAAGGTTCACCGCAATTGATTCTGATTGCGACCGGGTCCGAAGTTTCACTAGTTCTGGACGCTCAGGCCGAACTAAAGAAGATGGGCATCCAGGCGCGTGTGGTGAGTATGCCGTCGTGGGAGCTTTTCGAAAAGCAGGATCGAACCTATCAGCACGAAGTATTACCGCCTTCAATTCGGAAGCGGCTGGCCGTTGAAGTCGGTTCGCCAATCGGCTGGCACAAGTACGTTACCGACGAAGGCACCACAATCAGTATGAACCGCTTTGGTTTGTCGGGGCCTGGCGAAGAGGTAATGAGCTACTTTGGCTTTACCGTCGAGAACGTTGTGAAGAAGGCAATGTCGGTACTGCAAGGATCGCCGGAAGGTATTGAAGAAAAAGAAGTTTTATCCCACGAGTAG
- a CDS encoding RrF2 family transcriptional regulator produces MISKKAKYAIKALKVLTEQFGNGPVLISYISAQEGIPKKFLEAILLELRNHGILQSQKGKGGGYLLRVEPERVNLAQVVRIIDGPIAPTPCVSLNFYVRCDDCEDEETCTIRPIMERVRDANLSVYERTTLRSLVQNQSQIV; encoded by the coding sequence ATGATCTCAAAAAAAGCTAAATATGCCATCAAAGCACTCAAAGTGCTCACCGAACAGTTCGGTAATGGCCCAGTGCTTATCTCTTACATTTCGGCGCAGGAAGGCATACCCAAAAAATTCCTGGAAGCGATTCTATTGGAATTACGCAACCACGGTATTCTGCAAAGTCAGAAAGGTAAAGGCGGGGGATACCTGCTTCGGGTCGAGCCGGAACGCGTCAATTTGGCGCAGGTGGTTCGGATTATCGACGGCCCCATCGCGCCTACGCCCTGCGTCTCTCTGAATTTCTACGTCCGCTGCGATGACTGTGAAGATGAAGAAACCTGCACAATTCGACCTATTATGGAGCGTGTTCGTGACGCCAACTTATCTGTATATGAACGCACAACCCTACGCTCACTGGTTCAGAATCAATCGCAGATCGTGTAG
- a CDS encoding LytTR family transcriptional regulator DNA-binding domain-containing protein: protein MKFSKLNNNTSRITYLMGWGNYTRVFLVDSSPELNSTTLKKCVGTLPGFIRLSKSLAVNPNHILQIRRKGDRSADVLVNGNWLPVSRRRVSSVVRQLQNLPGSRVKGLTLFRTLLDEIRSPQEDFPVS from the coding sequence ATGAAGTTCAGCAAGTTAAACAACAACACCTCCCGCATTACCTACTTGATGGGTTGGGGGAATTACACCCGTGTATTTCTGGTAGACTCTTCCCCCGAATTAAATTCTACTACGCTAAAAAAGTGCGTTGGCACACTTCCCGGCTTTATTCGCTTGAGCAAAAGCCTGGCCGTAAACCCTAACCACATCTTACAAATCCGCCGGAAAGGTGACCGGTCGGCTGACGTATTAGTAAATGGAAACTGGCTTCCAGTGAGTCGGCGTCGGGTTAGTTCAGTTGTGAGACAGCTTCAGAATCTTCCGGGCAGCCGCGTAAAGGGACTAACTTTGTTCCGCACACTACTTGATGAGATTCGCTCACCACAAGAAGATTTCCCGGTTAGCTAG
- a CDS encoding ion transporter encodes MQTRWQRIQNRLHNIVFENDTWAGRAFDITLLLLIILSVISVIVETIPALDQAYRPLFHVLEWIFTGVFTLEFIIRLLAVGSPIRYVFSFFGLVDLLGILPAYLSLFFIGSQQLVVIRILRLLRVFRILKLQEYTSAADVLAASLRESRAKITVFFVAIFTLVITLGAMMYVVEGHTNGFESIPVSIYWAIITITTVGYGDIVPSTAVGKLIASLIMMLGYVIIAVPTGIVAVSLTGVANRRELNSQACPNCGRREHDTDAVHCKYCGEKL; translated from the coding sequence ATGCAAACACGCTGGCAACGCATCCAGAATCGGTTGCACAATATAGTTTTCGAAAACGATACGTGGGCAGGACGAGCCTTCGATATAACCTTACTGCTGCTTATCATTCTGAGTGTTATATCCGTTATTGTCGAAACTATTCCTGCTTTAGACCAGGCGTATAGACCACTCTTTCACGTTCTTGAATGGATATTCACGGGTGTATTTACGCTTGAGTTTATCATTCGATTGCTTGCCGTCGGAAGTCCAATTCGATACGTGTTCAGCTTTTTCGGTCTGGTTGATCTTCTTGGTATCCTGCCGGCTTACTTAAGCTTGTTTTTCATCGGTTCGCAGCAACTGGTTGTAATCCGTATTCTTCGGTTACTGCGGGTTTTTCGAATTTTGAAATTACAGGAATATACCTCGGCAGCCGATGTGCTGGCGGCTTCGCTTCGGGAAAGTCGGGCCAAGATTACGGTATTCTTCGTTGCTATTTTTACGCTGGTCATTACGCTCGGCGCGATGATGTACGTGGTAGAAGGGCACACGAATGGCTTCGAAAGTATTCCGGTCAGTATCTATTGGGCGATTATTACCATTACGACGGTGGGCTACGGCGATATTGTTCCCTCTACTGCCGTCGGCAAGCTGATCGCTAGTCTAATCATGATGCTGGGGTATGTGATCATTGCTGTTCCCACGGGTATTGTCGCTGTTAGTTTGACCGGTGTTGCCAATCGTCGGGAGCTCAATTCACAAGCCTGTCCCAATTGCGGTCGTCGAGAGCACGATACGGATGCGGTCCACTGCAAGTATTGCGGGGAAAAACTGTAA
- a CDS encoding porin family protein, giving the protein MKKLFKTTLCLFMLMNSLWTQAQVQLGIKAGVNSSTINIPDIEPGVSVKPRIDFQGGVVLDIPVASSFSIQSALLVSAKGSKIKAKLIDGNTGSTISDINTSIKLVYTELPVLALFKKNLGQSCRFYGGVGPYVGLGLGGKIASSFQPIAERDVNFGSGEPGTNSYRRFDYGASAAAGVEINRLLIGVNYNYGLVDLGSAINKSYNRTLGISVGFWLSKAQL; this is encoded by the coding sequence ATGAAAAAGCTTTTTAAAACTACTTTGTGCCTATTCATGCTCATGAACAGTCTTTGGACGCAGGCACAAGTCCAGCTTGGTATTAAGGCGGGGGTCAATTCGTCAACGATTAACATCCCCGATATTGAGCCGGGCGTTTCGGTCAAGCCACGCATTGATTTTCAGGGAGGGGTGGTACTGGATATTCCAGTAGCCAGTTCATTCTCTATTCAGTCCGCTTTATTGGTCAGCGCGAAGGGAAGTAAAATCAAAGCCAAACTTATTGATGGTAATACCGGCTCCACGATTAGCGATATCAATACGTCGATTAAACTGGTTTATACTGAACTGCCGGTTTTAGCGCTGTTTAAAAAGAACTTAGGTCAATCGTGCCGATTCTATGGGGGGGTAGGACCGTATGTAGGACTGGGTCTGGGCGGTAAGATCGCTTCTTCGTTCCAACCCATAGCCGAGCGAGATGTTAACTTCGGGTCAGGGGAGCCCGGAACGAACAGTTACAGGCGATTTGATTACGGGGCCAGTGCAGCAGCCGGAGTAGAGATAAACCGTCTGCTGATTGGGGTAAACTATAATTATGGCCTAGTCGATTTAGGGAGCGCAATAAATAAATCGTACAATCGCACTTTGGGCATTAGTGTCGGTTTCTGGCTAAGTAAGGCTCAATTATAG
- a CDS encoding HPP family protein: MRKRIKRHYRIARYVFYRETILEPIDHLWTFVGTFIAIASIGLLQQAGFTQQDSIFLIGSFGASCVLLFGATNSPLAQPRNLIGGHLLASLIGVAIHKLIPDQVWLASALAVSLSIVCMQITKTMHPPAGATALIANIGSEKIINLGFGYTLTPVMTGVAILFVTALIVNNIPSGRSYGVRSLARLKIAVKRRKGLNSLSSDRT; encoded by the coding sequence ATGAGAAAACGAATAAAGAGGCACTATCGAATTGCCCGATACGTGTTTTATCGGGAGACAATCTTAGAACCTATCGATCACCTTTGGACCTTTGTCGGTACGTTTATCGCCATCGCTTCGATTGGTTTATTGCAGCAAGCCGGTTTCACGCAGCAGGACAGTATCTTTCTAATCGGATCTTTCGGAGCCTCCTGTGTGCTATTGTTTGGCGCAACGAACAGTCCTTTGGCACAGCCCCGAAACCTGATTGGCGGTCACCTGCTGGCTTCGTTGATTGGCGTAGCAATTCATAAGCTGATTCCGGATCAGGTATGGTTAGCATCGGCCCTGGCGGTCTCGCTGTCGATTGTTTGTATGCAGATAACAAAGACGATGCATCCCCCGGCGGGCGCAACCGCCCTGATCGCCAACATTGGGTCGGAAAAAATTATAAACCTGGGTTTCGGCTACACCCTAACGCCCGTGATGACCGGAGTCGCCATTCTGTTTGTAACTGCTCTAATCGTCAACAACATACCTTCCGGACGCTCCTACGGAGTCAGGTCTTTGGCGCGGTTGAAGATAGCCGTAAAGCGAAGAAAAGGGTTGAACTCGCTATCATCGGATAGAACCTGA
- a CDS encoding HD domain-containing protein gives MSVANKKKILNDPVYGFITIPSDLLFDLVEHPYFQRLRRIKQLGLSEYVYPGALHTRFHHALGAMHLMGQATHTLRGKGHYLSDDECEAAQIAILLHDIGHGPFSHVLECCLLDNVHHEKISLWLMHELNRQFDGRLSLAISMFEGTYERPFFHQLISSQLDMDRMDYLNRDGYYTGVAEGAIGAERIIKMLDLVDDQLVVEAKGILSVENFLNARRLMYWQVYLHKTSICCESMLVQILRRARFLIRQGEPVFAPYTFMLFLRESVSLDAFLANPIYLDAFTQLDDYDVWGCIKEWALHNDPVLSALCRMLLDRRLFKIILSTEPFANELVNELTAQLRQQGLPDEELSYFLVEGQATNAAYLPSGDRINIKLKSGKVIDIADASDLSNVRVLTNIVRRYYVCWAKGLQLANWASK, from the coding sequence ATGTCAGTGGCAAACAAGAAAAAAATTCTCAACGATCCGGTATACGGATTCATTACGATTCCGAGCGATTTACTATTCGATCTGGTTGAGCACCCGTACTTTCAGCGATTACGGCGCATTAAGCAACTGGGCTTGTCGGAATACGTTTATCCGGGGGCTCTACATACGCGTTTTCATCATGCCTTAGGCGCTATGCACCTGATGGGGCAGGCGACGCATACGCTCCGGGGCAAGGGGCACTACCTGTCCGACGACGAGTGCGAGGCTGCTCAGATAGCCATTCTCCTTCACGACATTGGTCACGGGCCGTTTTCCCACGTTTTGGAGTGCTGTTTGCTTGATAATGTTCATCATGAGAAGATTTCATTATGGCTCATGCATGAGTTGAATCGGCAGTTTGACGGCCGGCTTAGCTTGGCGATCAGTATGTTTGAAGGAACCTACGAGCGACCATTCTTTCATCAGTTGATATCAAGCCAGCTGGACATGGATCGGATGGATTACCTCAACCGCGATGGCTATTATACCGGTGTGGCCGAGGGGGCTATTGGCGCCGAACGAATCATCAAGATGCTCGACCTGGTAGACGACCAGCTGGTTGTCGAGGCTAAAGGAATTCTAAGCGTCGAAAATTTTCTGAACGCCCGGCGGTTGATGTACTGGCAGGTCTATTTGCACAAAACGTCGATCTGTTGCGAATCAATGCTGGTGCAAATTCTACGACGAGCGCGGTTTCTGATTCGGCAGGGAGAGCCGGTGTTTGCTCCGTATACGTTCATGCTGTTTTTGCGGGAAAGCGTGTCGCTGGATGCTTTTTTGGCGAATCCGATCTATCTGGACGCGTTTACCCAACTGGACGATTACGATGTCTGGGGGTGTATCAAGGAGTGGGCCTTGCACAACGACCCGGTCTTATCGGCGCTTTGCCGCATGCTCCTGGACCGGCGACTCTTCAAAATCATACTTTCTACGGAGCCGTTTGCCAATGAACTAGTCAACGAATTGACCGCTCAGTTACGGCAGCAGGGTTTGCCCGATGAAGAGCTATCGTATTTTCTGGTAGAAGGGCAGGCAACGAACGCGGCTTACTTACCTTCGGGTGATCGGATCAATATAAAACTTAAAAGCGGCAAGGTAATCGACATTGCTGATGCATCGGATTTGTCGAATGTTCGGGTGCTGACCAATATCGTACGTCGATATTATGTATGCTGGGCAAAAGGACTGCAACTAGCCAACTGGGCAAGTAAATAA
- the lpxD gene encoding UDP-3-O-(3-hydroxymyristoyl)glucosamine N-acyltransferase yields the protein MEFTVKQIATLLGGEVAGNETLAIRKLAKIEEGRPGDISFLSNLKYEPHLYTTQATAVIVDRSFQPRKPVEAALIFVENSYTAFTRLLEEYHKLRSYARAGVEQPAFLGDGTQLGEQTYRGAFSYIGRNCRIGNNVKIYPHAYIGDNVRIGDNTIIHTGVRILDNCIVGQSCVIHPNAVIGSEGFGFAPQSDGTYKTIPQLGNVILEDFVNVGSNTTIDCATMGSTVIRQGAKLDNLIQIGHNVEIGKNTVIAAQTGISGSTKIGDNCTIAGQVGFAGHLNIANGTKVGAQSGVGKNVTEEGTAINSSPAFGLKESMRSLAVFRRLPDLDRRLNELEKKTEK from the coding sequence ATGGAGTTTACAGTCAAGCAGATTGCCACGTTACTGGGAGGTGAGGTAGCCGGAAATGAAACACTGGCGATTCGTAAATTAGCTAAAATAGAGGAAGGCCGACCGGGTGATATTTCGTTTTTGTCGAACCTTAAATATGAACCGCATCTCTACACAACACAGGCTACGGCGGTGATTGTTGATCGGTCATTTCAACCCCGGAAGCCGGTAGAAGCTGCGCTTATTTTTGTCGAAAATTCGTACACGGCCTTTACCCGCTTGCTGGAAGAATACCACAAGCTACGGAGCTATGCACGCGCTGGTGTGGAACAACCCGCTTTTCTGGGCGATGGAACGCAACTAGGCGAGCAAACCTACCGGGGCGCTTTTTCGTACATAGGCCGCAACTGTCGCATCGGGAATAACGTGAAGATTTATCCGCATGCCTACATCGGCGATAACGTCCGCATTGGCGACAACACAATAATTCACACCGGAGTCCGTATTCTGGACAATTGTATTGTTGGTCAGTCGTGTGTCATCCATCCAAATGCTGTGATTGGTAGCGAAGGATTTGGGTTTGCTCCCCAGTCCGATGGAACCTATAAAACGATCCCGCAGCTCGGCAATGTCATCCTGGAAGACTTTGTAAACGTCGGTTCAAACACCACCATCGACTGTGCTACGATGGGATCGACCGTTATTCGGCAGGGGGCTAAACTCGACAACCTGATTCAGATCGGTCATAACGTCGAGATTGGTAAAAACACGGTGATTGCCGCGCAAACGGGTATTTCGGGCTCTACTAAAATTGGCGATAATTGTACGATTGCCGGTCAGGTAGGCTTTGCCGGTCATCTCAACATCGCCAACGGCACGAAAGTCGGCGCCCAGTCCGGTGTCGGAAAGAATGTGACGGAAGAAGGTACCGCTATCAATAGTTCACCCGCTTTTGGGTTAAAAGAAAGTATGCGTTCACTGGCTGTATTCCGGCGGTTGCCGGATTTGGACCGACGATTGAACGAGTTGGAAAAGAAAACAGAAAAATAG